The sequence CGCCACGCGTTCAGCGGGCTGCGCAGCCGCGCCGCGAGCGCCCCCAGGAACATCTGCTGGCGACTCACGCGCCCGATGTCGCCGAGCGCGTCGTGCCGGAAGCGCAGGAACCCCTCGGCCTGCTGGCCGTTCAGGTGCTGCGGCCCGGCCTTCAGGTTGATGTGCAGCCTGCCGGCCGTGTCGTCGTAACGCATGTCTTCCGGCACCGTGAGGTTCACGCCGCCCGCCGCGTCCGTCAGGTCCCGCAGCGCGTTCAGCGACAGGAGCGCGTGCGCGTCCACGCGCAGGCCCGTGAGCTGCTGCACGGCCTGCACCAGCGTGTCCGGACCGCCTCGCCGGTTCGCGGAGTTGATCTTGCCGTACCCCCAGCCGGGCACGTTCACCCACGTGTCGCGCGGGATGGAGAGCAGCCGCACCTGCCCGTCCGGCTGCACCTGCGCGAGCACGATGGTGTCGGTCAGGCCGCTGTAGTCTTCCGGCGCGGCCGGGTACGGCCACACGGCGCTCGGCGGGTAGTTCGGCGTGACGCCCGCCAGCAGCAGCGTGACGGGCCGCTCGGACGCGCGCGGCAGCGACCCGAACCGGCCGAGGGCCGGGGCAGCCGGGGCGAGCAGGGCCACGCCGCCCGCAAGCACGACAGCCAGGGTCAGGAAGGGCCGGAAACGGGGCATTGGCGCGAAGTGTAGCAGGCGACCGGCACGAAGTGTAGGGCGGCGCCGGGCACGCTCAGCGCGTCTGGATGCTCTGGCCGTTCAGGTCGCCGTTCACGGTCACGGGGAGGCTACCGGTGGCGGTGCGGCCGTCGACGGTCAGGGTGGCCTGCAGCGTCGTCTGCCCGGCCGCGACGCCCGGCAGGCTGAACGGGACGCGCACCACGCCGTTCGCGAGGGTGCCGGTGAAGGTCTTGCCGGTGCCGCCGCCCGTCACGGCGAGCGTGTACGCCCGGCCCGCGTTCTGCGGGAGGGCCAGCGCGGCCTTCACGGCGGCCCCCACGTCCAGCAGTCGGCCGCCCGCGACGCTGCGGGCACTGCCGACCAGGGCGGACTTCACCTGCGCGGCATTCAGATCGGGCCGCGCGCCCAGGATCAGGGAGGCCGCGCCGCTCACGAGGGGAGCCGCCTCGCTCGTCCCGATGCGCAGGGCGTACCCGCCGCCGACTGGGCCGCCCGGCGAGGTGGTCTGCGCGGTGGGCGCGAGCGTCAGGATGCCGTAGGCGGGGTCGCCCACGCAGGAGGTGCCGGACAGCGTGGCGTTCCCGCCGGGCGCGACGAGGTCGAGGGCCTTGTCGCCGCTCTTCGGGCGGGCGCTGTAGCAGGCGAGCGCGTCCGTCTTGCCGAGCGCGCCGACCGCGATCACGTTCGGATCGGCGGCCGGGTAGTACAGACCGTCGGACGGGGTGTTGCCGGCCGCCGCGACGAGCACCACGCCCGCCTGACTGGCCGCCTGCAGGCGCTGCGCGAGCGCCGCGTCCACGTTCGCGCCCTTCAGGCCGAGGCTCATGTTGACGACGCGCGCTCCGTTCTGCGTGGCGTACCCGACGGCCCGCGCGAGGTTCGCGGTGGTGGCGCCTCCCGCGTCGTCGAAGACGCGCAGCGGCATCACGGTCCGGCCCGTCCACGTGAGGCCCGCGATGCCGGTCGCGTTGTTGGTGGCCGCGCCGATCAGTCCGGCGGAACTCGTGCCGTGTCCCACGTCGCCGCCCGCCGCTTCGGACGGGTCGCTGTCGTTGTTCGCGAAATCGTAGCCGGGCAGCAGCCGGGACGCCAGTTCGGGGTGCGTGCGGTCCACACCGGTGTCGAGGACGGCCGTGACAGCGCCCGTCGGGGCGGCCCCGATCTGCGCCCAGCCGCCCTCGGCATTGATGCGCGTCAGGTAGTCCTGATCGTAGGCGGCCCCGGCGACCGTGACGCCCGCCCCGCTGGCGGACGGGTAGCCGGGGTCGTTCGGGACGGCGAGGGCCGAGTAGATGTAGTTCGGCTGTACGGTCACGGTCGGAACGGTCAGGGCCTGCGTGCCGGACCCCTGCGCGGCCAGGCCGCCCGTCAGCTCCTGCGCGAGCCGGGCCGCGAAGGCCTGATCGGACTCCCCGGCGGGCGTGCGGACGAGCCGCAGTTCGCCCGACCCGTCCCCGAGCGCGGTGACGCTCAGGGTGCCGAGCGTGCCGGGCAGGCGACCCGCGCCCACCACGAGGACCTCTCCCTGCACGTGCGGCAGCGTCCAGTCCACCGTTCCCGCACCGGCCGCCTGGGTGACCGGCTGGAGGGCCTGCGCCGTCGTGGCTGCCCCCGGCAGCAGGGCGGCGCCACTCACCGTATACGTCGTGCCGCCCGCGCCCGGGTCTCCTCCGGGCGTGGCGGGGCCACCACAGGCCGCGAGCAGGCTACAGGTCAGCAGGGGCAGCATCAGGCGCTTCATACCTCTCAGCTTCGGAGGTGCGGGCTGACAGGAAGCACGGGTCGGATGAAGGCCGTCCACATCCGGCGTCAGAATCCCTTCAGGTTGCGGGTCAGGGGGTGGGCGTCAGGGTGCCCACATCGAAGGTCGGGAGGGACGGGCCGAGCGTGACGGCCTTCTCCACGCGCGGCTCGCCCGTCTCGCCCGCCAGTCCGTTCCCGTTGCGGTCCCGGCCCGCCACCACCCGGAACGCGCCGTCCGGCAGGTACGCCGTGAAGCGCCCCACGCCGTCCAGCGCGGGTGTGAAGGTGCGGCCCGAGGCGTCCTGCACGCTCAGGCCCAGCACGTCCGACACGGCGAGCGCGCCCAGCGCCGCGGCCGGCTGGATGAGGCCCACGCCGTACGTGCTGTCGCGGCCCGCCGCGCCGAGATCCGTGGCGGTCGCGAGCATCCGGTCGAGCGCGGCGGCGGGCGTGGCGGCCACGCCCTTGCTGAGCAGCAGCGCGGCGAGCGCCGTGACCTGCGGGGCCGCCTGGCTCGTCCCGGCCTCCAGGTAGTAGCCGGGGCGGTGACTGGCGTAGTTCCAGCCGGTCGAGAGGATCTCGTCCGGCATCGGCTGGCCGTTCAGGGTGCCACCGTTGAAGGTCGTGGCGGGATTGCCGCCCGGCGCGCTCAGCGCGACCTGCGCGTACTGATCGCTGTAGTACGCGTGGGTGGGCACGGCGCTGTCCGACAGCGACACGGACGCGACCGACACCGCGCCCGGACACGCGGCCGGGTAGATGGGCGCGGTCCCGCCGAAGTTCCCGCCCGCCGCGACGACGAGCGCGCCGAGCGCCGTGGCGCGCGACACGGCGCTGCACAGCACCTGAATCTGGTCCGGGTCCCTGAGCGGCCCGCCGAGCGACAGGTTGATGACCTGCGCCGGGTGCGGCGTGCGGTACGTGCGGCCGTCCGAGAGGGTGACGGGGTCCCCGGCCGCGTAGCGCAGCGCGAGGGCGATGTCGGACTCCTGCCCGTTGCCGTCCGGGGCGTCCAGCACGCGGACCGGCAGGACGCGAACGGGCGCGCGGTAGCTCGCGCCGACCACGCCGCTGGTCGAGCAGTCCGCGCAGGGGGCCGCGAAGGTGCCCCAGCGGGCGGCGATGATGCCGGTCACGTGCGTGCCGTGGCTGGGGTCGCTGCGCGGAATGGGGAACTGGTGCGCGGGGTCGCTGAGGCTGTACGTGAAGGTGTCCGGGTCGGTGGGGTCGGTGTCGGGGCCGTCGCCGTCGCCGTTGTCGTACGTGAGCTTGCCGGTCTGCGGGTCGCGCGTGACGGGCAGCACGTCGAGTGCGCCGTCGCCGGGACCGTACAGCTGGCCCTGCAGGTCCGGGTGGTCGTAGCGGACGCCGGTGTCGAGCACGGCGACCGTGACGGCGTTCGGGTACGGGTGGTCCGTCATGTCGCGCCACACGGCCGGGTAGCCGAGCAGGCGGTACGCCCACTGCAGCGGCGCGAACTCGTCCGTGCCCTGCTGCGGCGCGGCGAGCGCCTGTGCGGACGCGGTGCGTACGGGGATGGACGGCGTGGGTTCGGGCCGGTCGAGCGCCGTGAGGACCGCGTCCGGCACGGCGTACAGCACGTCCGTGTCGGCGCGCAGGCGCGCCAGCGTGCCCGGCACGTCGTCCGTGCGCAGCGTCAGCGTCTCCCCCACCGCCGAGCGCACCTCCCGCTCCTGCCGCATGGCCTGCACGCGCGCCGCCTGCGAGCGGTACGCGACGATCACGCCGCGCGGCCCGGGCAGCGCCCGCTCTGTCAGGGGCGGGCGGGACGGCGCGCGGTCCACGTCGGCGGCCGCCAGGGTGGACGCCTGATCCGTGACGGTGCCGCGCAGGGTGTACAGGTCGGCGCTCACGTTGAGGGTGGCGGTGCCGGTCGTACCGCCGTCCGCGGAAGTCCAGCGCACCTGCGGCGCGGCCAGCAGGGACGGCGTGTTCGCGGCGGTGGGCGCGCCCGCCGCGCGGTTCGCGCTGAACGTCACCTTGAGGTCCCCGGAGCCGCGCGCGGTGGACGCGCTCAGCCACGCGGGCAGCCCCTCGATGCTCCAGCTGCCGCTGAAGGACTGCTGCGCGCTGACACTCGCGCCCTGTCCGAGCGTGAGGGTCTGGTCGTGCAGGGCCGCGTCCGGGCCGGACCGGCAGCCGGCGAGCAGCAGCGGAACGCTCAGCAGCAGGGTCCGGGCGGGCAGGAGCGGCCGGGGCCGGGGAAGAGGCGCGCGGAACGGCACGGGAAGCTTCATGTTCCCTTCAGGATGAACGATTTCCGCTGACCGCACGTGAGGAGGCGCGCCCGGCGTTCCCTTCGGCTACCATGAGGCCCCTGTGCCCAGCGGTCGCGTCCACAACCTCATTAACATCGGCGTGTATGCCGGGCTCGCGGGCCTGGCGCTCTACCTGCACGAGACGCGCGCCGTCGTCGTCAGTCCCGCGCAGGCGCTCACCTTCACGGCCGGGTACGCTGTCGGCACGTTCCTGCTCTCCCCGGACCTCGATCTGGCCGAGGGGAACGTGGATTCCAAGCGGCACTGGGGGTTCCTGGGGGCGCTGTGGGTGCCGTACGGCCTGATGTTCAGCCACCGGGGCCTGAGTCACACGTGGGTGATCGGGCCGCTCACGCGCCTGCTGTACCTGAGCGTCATGGTGGCCATCGTGTGGGGGGCGCTGCAGTTCCTGCTGCCGCACGACGCGCTCCTCACCCTGCGGCGGACGCTGGACCTGCGGTCGCTGGGCGCGTACGTGTGGAGCACCGGGGTGGCCGTGCCGCTCCTCGCCGGGTACTACCTGAGCCAGTGGCTGCACCTCACGGCGGACGGCGTACGGCCCGACCATGGCCTGCGGCACGGCGGGCGGAAACTGCGGGGCGCGGCGCGCCGCTGGCGCTGACTTCCCCCGAACGGGTGCCCCCGCCGACCTCTCGACGTTCAGCCGCTCATGATGGGTTCTTCGCTTCTCCGGGCGCGTGTGTGTGACACCATGTGGCATGTCGGCCATCCAACCTGCGCCTGCCCTGTCGACCGGCCGGGGTGAACGCGCCACATGACGTCCGGCCCACAGGTCGTCGCAGGGACCGTCCCGGTGCCGGGCCTGCTGGCCGTGCTGGGCGGCCGGGGCGAGCTGCTGGCCGTCTCGGAGGCCCTGCAGCGCCTGCTGTCGGCAGGCCGGGTTCCATTCGAGCTGCCGGTGGACGGTCTGCTGCCCTGGCTGCCCGACCCGGACACAGGCCCCCCCGACACGGCCGGGCCGGACGACCCGGTGGCCGCACGGCAGACGGAACGGGTGCTGCTGCGGGACGCTCAGGGCTTCACGAGGGGAGCGCTGCTGACGCGCGTCCCACTCCCCGATCAGGGCGTGACGTTCTGCGTCCTGCACCTCGCGCCGGGCGCGGCGGCCGGCGACACTGCCGTGCCGGACGCGGCGCAGCTCGTGCAGCTGCTGTACCAGCTGCCGGTCGCGGCAGTAGCCGTGAACCGGCAGGGGCAGCTGGTGTATGCGAACGCGCAGGCGATCCGCAACGCGCAGGTCACGGAGCCCGGTCACCGGCGACTGCTGGGCCTGAACGACCGGGAGGTCAGCGAACGGCTCGGCAAGGATCTGGAACAGGCCCGGCGCCGCGAGGAGAACCTGCGGCGGGCCCTGCAGGACGGCGTGAGCGTGCGGTGGGTGGATCAGGTGGCCGTGCCGGGCCTCCCGCCGGAGTACTGGCGGCGCAGCTTCGCGCCGGTGCTGAACACGGACGGCACGTCGGACCTCGTGCTGGGCGTCGGGATCGAGGTAACGGGCGAACTGCACCGCTCAGCCGAACTGGAACTGCTGGGGCACGTGGTGCAGAACACGTCCGAGGCCGTGCTGATCGTGGACCGCACCGAACTGGTGGAGGACAGCCGCATCATCTTCGCGAACCGGGTCGCGCGGCGCCTGCTGGCCGGGACGGGCGGCCCGCTGGTGGGACGCTCGCTGCTGGAAACGGTCGTGCCGCTCCTGACGCCCGCACAGCAGGCGCGGTTCTTCGAGCTGCTGCGTGCCGGGCGCGGGTCGAGCGGGCCGGTGCTGTACGCGCGCGGCACGATCGCCGAACGCTGCCTGGAGGTGACGGTCATGCCGGGCGGCGCGCGTACGAGCCGGGAAACGCACAGTCACACGAGCGTCGCGGTGCGCGACGTGACGGCCGTACACCGCGCGCAGGTGCTGGAGGGCGGCCGGGCGCGCAGCTTCCGGCTGGCGCTGGACGGCGCGCCGATGCCCGAGGTGCTCGGGTCGCTGGTGGAGACGCTGGAGGGGCAGTTGCCGGGCATGCTGGGGTCGGTGATGCTGCTGCGCGGCGACCGGCTCTCGTGCGCGGCCGCACCTCAGCTCCCGCAGGAACTCGTGCAGCGCATCGAGGGGCGGCAGGTGGGTCCAGGGAACGGCCCGTGCGCGCTCGCGGTGCACCTGGACCGGACGATCGTGTCGGCGGATGTGCAGCATGATGGGCGTTTCCAGGCAGACTGGGCGCTCGCGCGGGCCTTCGGGATACGGAGCGTGTGGAGCGTGCCGTTCCGGGGGAAAGGCGGGGAGGTGCTCGGCACGTTCGCGCTGTACAGCCAGGCGTGCCGCGAGCCGCGCCCCGCGCAGCTGGCCGTGATGGAGCAACTGGCGCGGCTGGTGGCGATCCTGCTGGAGAGCCGTCAGGCGAGCGAGCGGATGGAGCGCGTCGCGTACCATGACACGCTGACGGGCCTCCCGAACCGTTCGGCGTTCCTGCAGGCGCTGGAGGACCACACCCGCAGCGGCGAGGGCCTGCCCGTGCCCGTCCCGGGAGCGGACGGACGACAGTGGGCGGTCGGCCTGATCGACCTCACCGATTTCCGGCACGTCAACGAGGCGTACGGTCAGGTGGCCGGGAACCGCCTGCTGCACCTGCTGGCAGGCCGCCTGCAGGAAGCCGTGCCGGACGGGACGATGGTCGCGCGGCTCGGCGGGGACGAGTTCGGGGTGCTGCTCCCGACGGGCGGGAACCCCGACGTGCTCGGCCCGCTCAGCGGCGCGCTGCAGGGCGTGATCGGCACACCCTTCCA is a genomic window of Deinococcus aquiradiocola containing:
- a CDS encoding sensor domain-containing protein — protein: MTSGPQVVAGTVPVPGLLAVLGGRGELLAVSEALQRLLSAGRVPFELPVDGLLPWLPDPDTGPPDTAGPDDPVAARQTERVLLRDAQGFTRGALLTRVPLPDQGVTFCVLHLAPGAAAGDTAVPDAAQLVQLLYQLPVAAVAVNRQGQLVYANAQAIRNAQVTEPGHRRLLGLNDREVSERLGKDLEQARRREENLRRALQDGVSVRWVDQVAVPGLPPEYWRRSFAPVLNTDGTSDLVLGVGIEVTGELHRSAELELLGHVVQNTSEAVLIVDRTELVEDSRIIFANRVARRLLAGTGGPLVGRSLLETVVPLLTPAQQARFFELLRAGRGSSGPVLYARGTIAERCLEVTVMPGGARTSRETHSHTSVAVRDVTAVHRAQVLEGGRARSFRLALDGAPMPEVLGSLVETLEGQLPGMLGSVMLLRGDRLSCAAAPQLPQELVQRIEGRQVGPGNGPCALAVHLDRTIVSADVQHDGRFQADWALARAFGIRSVWSVPFRGKGGEVLGTFALYSQACREPRPAQLAVMEQLARLVAILLESRQASERMERVAYHDTLTGLPNRSAFLQALEDHTRSGEGLPVPVPGADGRQWAVGLIDLTDFRHVNEAYGQVAGNRLLHLLAGRLQEAVPDGTMVARLGGDEFGVLLPTGGNPDVLGPLSGALQGVIGTPFQVGEQEVTLRAAIGWSLYPELALDPVTLLSQADTAMYTARHEGQEYRLYSHHGQDWNLSPTTLRAALQDALAGEQMHVAYQPLVGRDGRVRSFEALLRWTHPQYGNIGPDQFIPVAETSGLIRHLGGWVLEQSMRAALTWPSDVLVSVNISGRQFEHPGFAGVVADALARTGLPSARLELELTESALMIGSERAMHTLAQLDALGVRVALDDYGVGYSNLMRLYTLPISTIKLDRSFSRDLHSAADTGLAGASAAIIRNVVGLAHDLGLEVVVEGIETPAQLQAVLALGCDTVQGYLYSRPLPADAALAWLQRAGTGTDDT
- a CDS encoding LCP family protein, with amino-acid sequence MPRFRPFLTLAVVLAGGVALLAPAAPALGRFGSLPRASERPVTLLLAGVTPNYPPSAVWPYPAAPEDYSGLTDTIVLAQVQPDGQVRLLSIPRDTWVNVPGWGYGKINSANRRGGPDTLVQAVQQLTGLRVDAHALLSLNALRDLTDAAGGVNLTVPEDMRYDDTAGRLHINLKAGPQHLNGQQAEGFLRFRHDALGDIGRVSRQQMFLGALAARLRSPLNAWRLPAVVGALDRNASTDLTRGTFGAVLGALLHGPKVSAATLPGRFGPGGTWSPDAAGIRALVQEQFADPGDPRALSVALVNVDAPQGTARRVKARLEAAGYRDVRIVSEDRHALPRTTLSGNAGAAGALRRDLGYGVPDGSAGAPGVALTVRLGADAR
- a CDS encoding metal-binding protein; this translates as MPSGRVHNLINIGVYAGLAGLALYLHETRAVVVSPAQALTFTAGYAVGTFLLSPDLDLAEGNVDSKRHWGFLGALWVPYGLMFSHRGLSHTWVIGPLTRLLYLSVMVAIVWGALQFLLPHDALLTLRRTLDLRSLGAYVWSTGVAVPLLAGYYLSQWLHLTADGVRPDHGLRHGGRKLRGAARRWR
- a CDS encoding S8 family serine peptidase, giving the protein MLPLLTCSLLAACGGPATPGGDPGAGGTTYTVSGAALLPGAATTAQALQPVTQAAGAGTVDWTLPHVQGEVLVVGAGRLPGTLGTLSVTALGDGSGELRLVRTPAGESDQAFAARLAQELTGGLAAQGSGTQALTVPTVTVQPNYIYSALAVPNDPGYPSASGAGVTVAGAAYDQDYLTRINAEGGWAQIGAAPTGAVTAVLDTGVDRTHPELASRLLPGYDFANNDSDPSEAAGGDVGHGTSSAGLIGAATNNATGIAGLTWTGRTVMPLRVFDDAGGATTANLARAVGYATQNGARVVNMSLGLKGANVDAALAQRLQAASQAGVVLVAAAGNTPSDGLYYPAADPNVIAVGALGKTDALACYSARPKSGDKALDLVAPGGNATLSGTSCVGDPAYGILTLAPTAQTTSPGGPVGGGYALRIGTSEAAPLVSGAASLILGARPDLNAAQVKSALVGSARSVAGGRLLDVGAAVKAALALPQNAGRAYTLAVTGGGTGKTFTGTLANGVVRVPFSLPGVAAGQTTLQATLTVDGRTATGSLPVTVNGDLNGQSIQTR
- a CDS encoding S8 family serine peptidase, giving the protein MKLPVPFRAPLPRPRPLLPARTLLLSVPLLLAGCRSGPDAALHDQTLTLGQGASVSAQQSFSGSWSIEGLPAWLSASTARGSGDLKVTFSANRAAGAPTAANTPSLLAAPQVRWTSADGGTTGTATLNVSADLYTLRGTVTDQASTLAAADVDRAPSRPPLTERALPGPRGVIVAYRSQAARVQAMRQEREVRSAVGETLTLRTDDVPGTLARLRADTDVLYAVPDAVLTALDRPEPTPSIPVRTASAQALAAPQQGTDEFAPLQWAYRLLGYPAVWRDMTDHPYPNAVTVAVLDTGVRYDHPDLQGQLYGPGDGALDVLPVTRDPQTGKLTYDNGDGDGPDTDPTDPDTFTYSLSDPAHQFPIPRSDPSHGTHVTGIIAARWGTFAAPCADCSTSGVVGASYRAPVRVLPVRVLDAPDGNGQESDIALALRYAAGDPVTLSDGRTYRTPHPAQVINLSLGGPLRDPDQIQVLCSAVSRATALGALVVAAGGNFGGTAPIYPAACPGAVSVASVSLSDSAVPTHAYYSDQYAQVALSAPGGNPATTFNGGTLNGQPMPDEILSTGWNYASHRPGYYLEAGTSQAAPQVTALAALLLSKGVAATPAAALDRMLATATDLGAAGRDSTYGVGLIQPAAALGALAVSDVLGLSVQDASGRTFTPALDGVGRFTAYLPDGAFRVVAGRDRNGNGLAGETGEPRVEKAVTLGPSLPTFDVGTLTPTP